In the genome of Natator depressus isolate rNatDep1 chromosome 21, rNatDep2.hap1, whole genome shotgun sequence, one region contains:
- the GOLT1A gene encoding vesicle transport protein GOT1A: MPGKMVSLTEFQKIGVGLVGFGLFFILFGVLLYFDSVLLAFGNLLFLSGLAIIIGLRRTFSFFFQKEKLKGTSFFLGGILIVLLRWPLLGMLLETYGFITLFRNFFPVIFGFLGALGNIPLLSKLFQKLGDASSLV; encoded by the exons ATGCCAGGAAAGATGGTGTCTCTCACGGAGTTTCAGA AGATTGGTGTCGGTCTTGTGGGCTTTGGCCTATTTTTCATCCTTTTTGGGGTGCTCTTGTACTTTGACTCAGTGCTGCTGGCCTTTGGAAAT CTCCTGTTCCTTTCTGGCTTGGCCATCATCATCGGACTGAGAAGGACTTTCAGCTTCTTCTTCCAGAAGGAAAAGCTAAAGGGCACCAGCTTCTTCCTGGGAGGCATTCTCATTGTGCTCCTGAGATGGCCTCTTCTGGGCATGTTGCTGGAGACCTATGGCTTCATCACCCTCTTCAG GAATTTTTTCCCAGTCATCTTTGGATTTCTGGGAGCTTTGGGAAATATTCCACTGCTGAGCAAG CTATTCCAGAAACTAGGAGACGCCAGCTCCTTGGTGTGA
- the KISS1 gene encoding metastasis-suppressor KiSS-1, whose amino-acid sequence MNPLSSMLLLLFFSNAPFGEPTERYLPLWSPRHTGDQFKHLASPAHWDQAIPCSESKPSPGKAEPKSVPPLLCKPQEESQAQLGQGIHPARSRAVSVPQGSQPMEQEKDLSAYNWNSFGLRYGKRQAAIGEAKVKIL is encoded by the exons ATGAATCCCTTGAGCTCCATGCTCCTGCTTCTCTTCTTCTCCAATGCTCCGTTCGGGGAACCCACAGAAAGATATCTCCCCCTCTGGAGCCCTCGACACACAG GTGACCAATTCAAACACCTGGCCAGCCCGGCCCACTGGGATCAAGCCATTCCTTGCTCAGAAAGCaagcccagccctgggaaggcAGAACCGAAATCCGTGCCGCCCCTGCTGTGCAAGCCTCAGGAGGAGAGCCAGGCACAGCTGGGGCAAGGGATCCATCCGGCCAGGAGCAGAGCCGTCTCTGTCCCCCAGGGCTCGCAGCCCATGGAGCAGGAGAAGGATCTCTCCGCCTACAACTGGAACTCATTCGGCTTGAGATATGGCAAGAGGCAAGCGGCCATCGGGGAAGCCAAGGTGAAAATATTGTGA